One Tubulanus polymorphus chromosome 5, tnTubPoly1.2, whole genome shotgun sequence DNA segment encodes these proteins:
- the LOC141905915 gene encoding proton channel OtopLc-like: protein MATTQTFTVLYFIFICILGIVFSIADTFIRAYFKDHYYIPGIVFRVYMGLVALIAMLYLHLDIYRRASHRRDPISQPNSQFQLTTISRADSKPDGDQPTEQDERHAFYPEVAYGYQHVISLYPKCGLVAFNIVGMIMFGFRLVSPFEQLKQNWTWKDIIDTINNFVTILIILLQSFQVFKYSNIYVNRRVKLVRFALIHLIAYNVTLWCSITTHETLEAMSNENHHTRMISGRLLKNDTTEDESLSNGATLATNASPYLYPCVVEYCIICAAIQYKMLLNVSKPLPDSDDQIGENPQKPYTDIFCHRANRGLFLGLVVLSITVISIAMFFVFENYKTSDGTEYYVSMLLFLTTQFFLLSVSTIAVFCALKATSKLSHTGTSPDLFDDTLLLIGQAGYFTGEIFNLLGAIDIVTFHSTIDGPHCAYLMLPLFKMLQTFLQTHFIICAFGRSAMSDSDRHEKPGRSFITFLLIANVALWAVLTFEVRESTVMALNVQRNQHRIFPWMVASYITLPMGIFYRFHSTVCLAEIWYSLYDLRRKHVE from the exons ATGGCGACTACACAAActtttactgttttatatttcatttttatttgtatattggGAATAGTATTTTCAATAGCGGATACGTTCATTCGAGCCTATTTCAAAGATCATTACTATATTCCG GGTATAGTATTTAGGGTGTATATGGGACTTGTAGCACTTATAGCGATGTTGTACCTTCACCTAGACATATACAGACGTGCAAGTCACAGACGCGACCCCATCTCACAACCCAATTCACAATTCCAACTAACTACGATATCCAGAGCTGACAGCAAACCGGACGGAGACCAACCAACCGAACAAGATGAGCGGCACGCATTCTACCCGGAAGTCGCGTATGGATATCAGCACGTGATAAGCTTGTATCCTAAATGCGGCCTGGTCG CATTTAACATTGTCGGTATGATAATGTTCGGATTTCGATTGGTTTCGCCGTTTGAACAGTTGAAACAGAACTGGACGTGGAAAGACATCATCGATACAATAAACAACTTCGTTACGATTCTCATTATTCTCCTGCAGTCGTTTCAAGTATTCAAATACAGCAAT ATATATGTGAATAGACGAGTGAAGCTAGTCAGATTCGCTTTGATACATCTGATTGCGTATAACGTAACTCTTTGGTGCTCAATCACAACTCATGAAACCCTGGAAGCGATGAGCAATGAAAACCACCACACTCGAA tGATTTCAGGCCGACTTTTGAAGAATGATACAACAGAAGATGAATCCTTGTCGAACGGGGCGACTTTGGCTACAAACGCGTCGCCGTATCTGTACCCGTGCGTGGTCGAATACTGCATCATCTGCGCTGCTATTCAGTACAAAATGTTACTGAACGTATCGAAACCTCTTCCGGATAGCGACGATCAGATCGGAGAAAATCCTCAAAAACCGTACACTGATATATTCTGTCACCGCGCAAATCGAGGTTTGTTCCTAGGTCTCGTCGTATTGTCCATCACTGTTATAAGCATCGCTATGTTTTTCGTGTTTGAGAACTACAAAACATCAGACGGCACCGAGTATTACGTGTCGATGTTACTATTCCTTACGACTCAATTCTTCCTACTTTCCGTCAGCACAATCGCAGTATTCTGCGCTTTAAAAGCCACAAGTAAACTGAGTCACACGGGAACCTCACCAGATCTATTCGATGATACACTCTTACTGATAGGACAAGCCGGGTATTTCACCGGAGAGATATTCAACCTACTAGGAGCTATCGATATCGTCACGTTCCACTCAACAATCGACGGTCCACATTGCGCTTATTTGATGCTAccactttttaaaatgttacaaactTTTTTACAAACGCATTTCATAATCTGTGCATTTGGTCGGTCGGCGATGAGCGATTCGGATCGCCACGAAAAACCAGGACGTTCGTTTATCACGTTTTTGCTGATCGCTAACGTGGCTTTATGGGCCGTACTGACGTTCGAGGTCAGAGAATCGACGGTCATGGCGTTGAACGTACAGCGCAATCAACATCGTATTTTTCCGTGGATGGTCGCCAGTTACATAACGCTTCCGATGGGGATTTTCTATCGGTTCCATTCGACTGTTTGTCTCGCTGAAATCTGGTATTCGCTATACGATTTAAGACGTAAACACGTCGAgtaa
- the LOC141905689 gene encoding gastrin/cholecystokinin type B receptor-like, whose protein sequence is MVEMNCSRIVNQSQLITVNNEYASMMIPYLVYISVVMVLGIAGNAIVLLVYGTKAKKITLNYFVITLAIFDLLTCIVSFPFNILRTAMQFTFPSEVFCKIGFLSLYMTVSAASFILICIAVHRYNKVCRPLKRGFDDKMAKRLCYASFPVGLCVAVPTALIFGLATRRDKKTGICGRECFIKDEYERTATLIVFFVILCIIFIGLVVTVSVLYILVGKVAYIRRNNRNQQNQIQLRRYQLTTSADALDGSNPDVRAASNGTRNSLHPAVDVDGRENNDNQFLDLSRERSQDSKRSAASEAPSEYKSWNSRLILFKTERMLLAVTVTFILCWLPFWVFISGTVLNGNFLQPETPFQHIIRKVFYEAFYFNNAINPVIYAFMNSAFRDDFRRLSIQWCRRPPRV, encoded by the coding sequence atggttgaaatgaattgtTCGCGAATTGTGAATCAATCGCAATTAATCACGGTTAACAATGAATACGCCTCGATGATGATTCCCTATCTGGTATATATAAGCGTTGTGATGGTTTTAGGTATCGCCGGTAACGCTATCGTTTTACTCGTTTACGGAACGAAGGCGAAAAAAATCACGTTGAATTATTTCGTGATAACGCTAGCGATTTTCGATCTGTTAACGTGCATCGTTTCGTTCCCGTTTAACATTCTACGCACGGCGATGCAGTTTACGTTCCCGTCTGAGGTTTTTTGTAAGATCGGATTTTTATCGCTGTATATGACTGTATCGGCCGCTTCGTTCATTCTGATATGCATCGCAGTTCATCGTTACAACAAAGTATGTCGTCCTCTGAAACGAGGCTTCGACGACAAAATGGCGAAACGGTTGTGTTACGCGTCATTTCCGGTCGGGCTCTGCGTCGCTGTACCGACTGCTCTGATATTCGGGTTGGCCACCAGGAGGGATAAAAAAACTGGAATTTGCGGTCGCGAATGCTTCATCAAAGACGAATATGAACGAACTGCTACTTTAATAGTTTTCTTCGTGATATTATGTATAATTTTCATCGGTTTGGTGGTTACAGTATCTGTGTTGTATATACTGGTCGGTAAGGTGGCTTACATCCGCAGAAATAACAGAAATCAACAGAATCAGATACAACTGAGGCGATATCAATTAACCACTAGCGCCGATGCGTTGGACGGTTCGAACCCCGACGTACGGGCGGCGAGTAACGGTACCAGAAACAGTTTACACCCAGCCGTCGACGTCGACGGgcgagaaaataatgataatcagtttttagatttatcgcgtgaacgaagccaagattcgAAACGTTCAGCGGCAAGTGAGGCTCCAAGCGAATACAAATCGTGGAATTCGCGTTTAATCCTGTTTAAAACTGAACGCATGTTGTTAGCAGTGACTGTCACATTTATTCTGTGTTGGTTACCGTTTTGGGTGTTCATTTCCGGTACAGTATTGAACGGTAACTTCCTGCAACCCGAAACGCCATTTCAGCACATCATCAGAAAAGTGTTCTACGAAGCGTTTTACTTTAATAACGCGATAAACCCGGTGATTTATGCCTTCATGAACAGCGCGTTTAGAGATGATTTCAGACGGTTATCAATTCAATGGTGTCGTCGTCCACCTCGTGTTTAA
- the LOC141905297 gene encoding ganglioside GM2 activator-like, giving the protein MLKITIALLSVLVACSTAFKYKNCGSNQAIRVNQLSLSPSSIHFPGQLRISGSATINRPINGNLEVKMDLKKKFLFWIKVPCVKGIGSCTHRNICDKLKLISCPAGKQCRCPFSPGTINFDEVVNLPKIPTGLKILAKGSIKVKAMLRENGREIGCVEIETSIK; this is encoded by the exons ATGTTGAAAATCACAATAGCACTATTGAGCGTGTTGGTCGCGTGCTCAACTGCtttcaaatataaaaactgtg GCAGTAATCAGGCTATTCGAGTGAATCAACTTTCTTTGTCGCCTTCGTCAATTCATTTCCCCGGTCAGCTGCGTATAAGTGGTTCAGCTACTATAAACAGACCTATCAATGGAAATCTTGAAGTTAAGATGGATTTAAAGAAGAAATTCCTCTTCTGGATAAAGGTTCCTTGTGTCAAAGGTATAGGATCATG CACTCACCGGAATATATGCGACAAATTGAAGTTGATCTCGTGTCCGGCTGGTAAACAATGTCGTTGCCCATTTTCACCCGGAACGATCAACTTCGACGAAGTTGTCAATTTACCAAAAATACCCACTGGACTGAAGATATTAGCCAAG ggatCAATCAAAGTAAAAGCGATGCTACGAGAAAATGGAAGAGAAATCGGTTGCGTGGAAATTGAAACTTCAATCAAATAA
- the LOC141905410 gene encoding sushi domain-containing protein 2-like, translating to MASHTCNRQLLTGLFSILSIVWLNLVISSHGQTVEEIFAQNDPPFVQIPKMYDKIENCNCIKQFSVQYPFYGRMFSSIIVYANGYVIMGQDNERRYRKFPLPYALPESDKPLIAALLYPVNNEPTSPGNISYRELPEAHATLDAYDTEIRQYAIGSRGYKSKNGFEVIWNQLAEQDAADTTKTNTFRLTVLTDEVKTYVILQYYTIQNLAKGAISAAAGFNAGMEQGWYPLPLSGDVDQMTKLVNMGSHIPGRFYYEISTENILRGGCVKPEFEASMELQAYPHTVSSFGRDMIEISGLCLEQGITQSVMCRFDGKDEEPAIVSTGVHCITPYFMKVGDVKVEVSYDGGATYYSNPTHIHVGLPTEDTFPVTLVDRQNWSERQPGFPLELKWNTLAFAETSTVNIYVYGYREHPTFNRGAEWVELATISANSPNDGMHIFEANSVQCSNQNCHLYDMGAIVIRESTLQSSYLWSTLTMVSWLTNRGLSANGAQQKCLKWVNQDKQDSSWLNDLPVCPCELKQAKVDIGRWEPDVSCNENDPDPKKCRFHVGAQHCVRSVQPNAKGAGNQCCYNSAGLLMYSMDSYNGSTPDRAASFGKYPYEKPPYLPRLSHWIRDVVSYYHCCLYSDNCLQYMTLRPTTSCKSYASPKAATVFGDPHFVQFDGRRITFNGKGEFWLLKPVAGAPNGLKIQARLQQMLIDASTNTPATVVTAIAMQYGDTDKVEVRLAPIGWETSRKISVWVNKNGIWEQHFFTQPGQLYQKFESFNINRLRPADVSEFVLTFAEGIGIKITRSNNLLNALVTIPEQFKTKTEGLLGTWMSAEPAKYGQTFENTQTIYDEFRNQWRIQETESLFKYSDGETFLKFNDDTQYTPQFDNIDMVTNATVADTCGNNEPCAFDLKATGSEAIAIATKQYSESFDSQQASIVPKTYCGLLNIPHSVKDNNNYSVQALVTINGCHKGFKSVGNTQQYRCELINGQAIWTPAIGITCEAILTAGSSTSGEAGLIVGILIAVLIVVAVVGVLIFFFLRHKKEMKNQKSGEDKTETTMTDLQKKEDVEEGMAASRDDIVSPNEQQAQFTGGTDQGFDNIAGPPRTEPAILPVNPSINPTDAEDVPRKSSMV from the exons ATGGCGTCGCATACCTGTAATCGGCAGCTATTAACAggattattcagtatattGAGTATCGTTTGGTTGAATTTGGTAATTTCATCTCATGGACAAACAG TGGAAGAGATATTCGCGCAAAATGATCCGCCATTTGTACAAATTCCGAAAATGTACGATAAAATCGAAAACTGCAACTGCATCAAACAATTCTCAGTTCAATATCCGTTTTACGGCCGAATGTTTAGTTCAATAATT GTATATGCAAACGGCTATGTGATTATGGGGCAAGATAACGAGCGAAGGTACAGAAAGTTTCCACTACCTTACGCATTACCTGAATCGGATAAACCACTAATTGCTGCGTTACTTTATCCCGTAAACAACGAGCCAACTTCACCCGGAAATATATCATACAGAGAACTTCCG GAAGCGCATGCCACGTTAGACGCCTACGATACTGAAATCCGACAATACGCAATCGGGTCCCGAGgttataaatctaaaaatggatTTGAAGTGATTTGGAACCAACTCGCGGAGCAAGACGCCGCCGATACGACCAAG ACAAATACATTTCGACTGACGGTGTTAACAGATGAAGTGAAGACTTACGTAATATTACAGTATTACACCATTCAAAACCTCGCGAAGGGAGCTATTTCAGCGGCT GCTGGATTCAATGCTGGTATGGAACAGGGCTGGTATCCTCTACCGTTATCAGGGGATGTCGATCAGATGACGAAACTGGTGAATATGGGATCTCATATTCCGGGAAGATTCTACTATGAGATATCGACAGAAAACATTCTACGAGGCGGCTGTGTTAAACCTGAGTTTGAAGCCA GTATGGAATTACAGGCGTATCCGCATACAGTCAGTTCATTCGGTAGAGATATGATTGAGATATCGGGGTTGTGTCTAGAACAGGGTATCACTCAGTCAGTTATGTGTCGTTTTGACGGTAAAGATGAAGAGCCCGCCATCGTCAGCACCGGGGTTCACTGTATCACCCCTTATTTCATGAAAGTCGGAGATGTGAAAGTTGAAGTTAGTTATGACGGCGGTGCCACTTATTATAGTAACCCAACTCATATACATGTCG GTTTGCCAACTGAAGATACGTTCCCGGTTACTCTTGTCGATCGTCAGAATTGGTCGGAAAGACAACCAGGATTTCCTCTGGAATTGAAATGGAACACGCTGGCTTTCGCTGAAACTTCCACAGTGAACATCTATGTTTATGGTTACAGGGAGCACCCTACATTCAACAGAGGC GCGGAGTGGGTCGAGCTGGCGACGATTTCAGCTAATTCACCGAACGATGGTATGCATATCTTCGAAGCTAATTCTGTACAATGTTCGAATCAAAACTGTCATCTTTACGACATGGGAGCGATAGTTATAAGAGAAAGCACACTGCAGTCCAG TTATCTTTGGTCGACGCTTACAATGGTGTCATGGTTGACGAATAGAGGACTGAGCGCGAATGGGGCACAGCAGAAATGTCTGAAATGGGTGAATCAGGACAAACAAGATTCATCGTGGCTGAATGATTTACCGGTGTGTCCGTGTGAATTGAAACAAGCTAAAGTAGACATAGGTCGCTGGGAACCAGATGTATCCTGTAACGAGAACGACCCAGATCCGAAGAAATGTCGCTTTCACGTCGGTGCTCAACACTGCGTCCGATCCGTGCAGCCCAA CGCTAAAGGTGCGGGGAATCAATGTTGCTACAATTCGGCAGGTCTTCTCATGTATAGCATGGATTCGTATAACGGTAGTACTCCGGATAGGGCAGCGAGCTTCGGGAAATATCCCTACGAGAAACCACCTTATTTACCAAGACTATCACACTGGATACGTGACGTAGTTAGTTACTATCATTGCTGTCTGTATTCTGATAACTGTCTCCAGTATATGACTTTACGACCAACGACTTCTTGTAAATCGTATGCATCGCCTAAAGCAG CGACGGTTTTCGGAGATCCACATTTCGTCCAATTCGACGGTAGAAGAATTACATTTAACGGTAAAGGTGAATTCTGGCTGTTGAAACCTGTTGCCGGGGCACCGAATGGTCTCAAGATTCAAGCCCGATTACAACAGATGCTTATAG atgcTTCAACTAACACTCCAGCTACTGTCGTAACTGCAATAGCCATGCAGTACGGCGATACCGATAAGGTCGAGGTTAGACTCGCGCCGATAGGTTGGGAAACGTCCAGAAAAATATCTGTGTGGGTGAATAAAAACGGTATATGGGAGCAACATTTCTTCACGCAACCCGGTCAGCTCTATCAGAAATTCGAAA GTTTCAACATTAACCGACTTAGACCGGCCGATGTCTCCGAGTTTGTCTTGACCTTTGCTGAAGGgatcggtatcaaaataaccAGAAGCAACAACTTATTAAATGCTCTGGTGACCATTCCAGAGCAATTCAAA ACGAAGACTGAAGGACTGTTAGGAACGTGGATGTCGGCTGAACCGGCTAAATACGGTCAAACATTCGAAAATACTCAAACAATTTACGACGAATTTAGAAATCAAT GGAGAATACAAGAAACCGAATCACTATTCAAATATTCGGATGGAGAAACCTTTCTTAAGTTCAATGATGATACGCAATATACACCGCAGTTTGACAATATCGATATGGTGACGAACGCGACTGTAGCTGATACGTGTGGTAATAATGAACCTTGCGCTTTCGACTTGAAGGCTACTGGAAGTGAAGCTATTGCCatcgcgacaaaacaatattccGAATCATTCGATTCACAACAGGCAAGCATTGTACCCA AGACTTACTGCGGATTATTGAACATTCCTCACAGCGTCAAAGACAACAATAATTACTCGGTGCAAGCTTTAGTAACTATTAATGGATGCCATAAAGGATTCAAATCAGTTGGAAATACACAACAGTATCGATGCGAATTGATAAACGGTCAAGCAATATGGACTCCGGCTATTGGTATCACCTGTGAGG CCATCCTGACGGCTGGCAGTAGCACTTCCGGTGAGGCTGGACTCATTGTTGGAATACTTATAGCCGTTTTGATTGTTGTAGCGGTTGTCGGAGTTCTCATCTTTTTCTTCCTACGTcacaaaaaagaaatgaagaaCCA AAAAAGTGGTGAAGATAAAACCGAAACAACGATGACTGATTTACAGAAGAAAGAAGATGTCGAAGAAGGAATGGCCGCCTCCAGGGATGATATAG TTTCGCCAAATGAACAGCAAGCACAGTTTACTGGAGGTACAGATCAGGGCTTCGATAATATAGCCGGTCCACCTCGCACGGAACCAGCTATATTACCAGTAAATCCGTCTATAAACCCGACTGATGCAGAGGACGTTCCACGTAAAAGTTCCATGGTGtaa
- the LOC141906126 gene encoding uncharacterized protein LOC141906126 translates to MRLVIFLVFAILSGKTLAKYSFKNCDNGPRNVSLENFSIDSSKISTDDFIELPGTYNISATFSVNEPFDSIDADVTMRKHYKGGQILTISCYKNTGSCFYEDIYGSFNQTGSIVIDKEFDLPVIAGSSGLFARGFYELTVKLLSDSQQVGCFVISADVR, encoded by the exons ATGCGTCTAGTTATATTTCTCGTGTTTGCCATTCTCTCGGGTAAAACGTTGGCTAAGTACAGTTTCAAGAACTGTGATA ATGGACCTCGTAACGTGTCACTGGAAAATTTCTCAATCGATTCCTCGAAAATTTCAACCGATGACTTCATTGAATTACCCGGAACTTACAACATATCAGCGACATTCTCGGTGAATGAGCCTTTCGACTCGATCGACGCAGATGTCACTatgagaaaacattataaaggAGGTCAGATACTCACAATTTCGTGTTACAAAAACACGGGCTCTTG tttttatgAAGATATCTACGGTTCCTTTAACCAAACTGGTAGCATAGTTATTGATAAAGAGTTTGATTTACCGGTCATCGCCGGCAGTTCGGGATTATTTGCCCGG GGATTTTATGAATTGACGGTCAAACTACTCTCCGATTCGCAGCAGGTCGGGTGTTTTGTAATAAGCGCTGATGTACGATAG